Within Elizabethkingia sp. JS20170427COW, the genomic segment CCGGGTACTTAGATGTTTCAGTTCTCCGGGTTTGCTCTGCTTGCGCAGTGACATGTCTTCAACATGCCGGGTTGCCCCATTCGGACATCTCGGGATCAATTCGTGTGTGCCAATCCCCCGAGCTTTTCGCAGCTTACCACGTCCTTCTTCGCCTCTGAAAGCCTAGGCATCCGCCATACGCCCTTAACGATTTCTTTCCTAATGTTATACTTTATGTATCACATATGTATATTTACTCTGCACTCAAGGAGTGCTCGGTTATCTCTTTGTGATGTCTTTATCGTTAATGTCAATGATCTTTAATCTTTAGTCTTTAGTTTATGGTTCTTAGTGCATAGTGGCTCTCACTATTTTATTACTAATCCCTATTAAACTAAAACCTAATTGTGGAGAATAAGGGAGTCGAACCCTTGACCTCCTGCGTGCAAGGCAGGCGCTCTAGCCAGCTGAGCTAATTCCCCCTCTTTCTTTATTAGTAGTCTCGGGCAGGCTCGAACTGCCGACCTCTACATTATCAGTGTAGCGCTCTAACCAGCTGAGCTACGAGACTCTCGTAAGATTTCTCTCCCTTCTACTAATTTTTAGGGGTATGTTTTTTTTTCAACCTAAGTAAAAAACCAAAGCTTGTGTTAGCTTAAGGTTAGTGAGCTTACGCTCTGTTATTTTTTTATACTCTATCTCTAGAGTCTCTAAAATGAGATGTTCCAGCCGCACCTTCCGGTACGGCTACCTTGTTACGACTTAGCCCTAGTTACTTGTTTTACCCTAGGCAGCTCCTTTTACGGTCACCGACTTCAGGTACCCCAAACTTCCATGGCTTGACGGGCGGTGTGTACAAGGCCCGGGAACGTATTCACCGCATCATGGCTGATATGCGATTACTAGCGATTCCAGCTTCATAGAGTCGAGTTGCAGACTCCAATCCGAACTGAGACCAGCTTTCGAGATTTGCATCACTTCGCAGTGTAGCTGCCCTCTGTACTGGCCATTGTAGCACGTGTGTGGCCCAAGGCGTAAGGGCCGTGATGATTTGACGTCATCCCCACCTTCCTCTCTACTTGCGTAGGCAGTCTCTCTAGAGTCCCCAACTGAATGATGGCAACTAGAAACAGGGGTTGCGCTCGTTGCAGGACTTAACCTAACACCTCACGGCACGAGCTGACGACAACCATGCAGCACCTTGAAAATTGTCCGAAGAAAAACACATTTCTGCGTCTGTCAATTCCCATTTAAGCCTTGGTAAGGTTCCTCGCGTATCATCGAATTAAACCACATGCTCCACCGCTTGTGCGGGCCCCCGTCAATTCCTTTGAGTTTCATTCTTGCGAACGTACTCCCCAGGTGGATTACTTATCACTTTCGCTTAGTCTCTGAAGTTATTCCCCAAAAACGAGTAATCATCGTTTACGGCGTGGACTACCAGGGTATCTAATCCTGTTCGCTACCCACGCTTTCGTCCATCAGCGTCAGTTAAAACATAGTGACCTGCCTTCGCAATTGGTGTTCTAAGTAATATCTATGCATTTCACCGCTACACTACTTATTCCAGCCACTTCTAATTTACTCAAGACTTACAGTATCAACGGCAGTTCGACAGTTAAGCTGCCGGATTTCACCGCTGACTTATAAGCCCGCCTACGGACCCTTTAAACCCAATAAATCCGGATAACGCTTGCACCCTCCGTATTACCGCGGCTGCTGGCACGGAGTTAGCCGGTGCTTATTCGTACAGTACCTTCAGCTATCTACACGTAGATAGGTTTATCCCTGTACAAAAGTAGTTTACAATCCATAGAACCGTCTTCCTACACGCGGGATGGCTGGATCAGGCTTCCACCCATTGTCCAATATTCCTCACTGCTGCCTCCCGTAGGAGTCTGGGCCGTGTCTCAGTCCCAGTGTGGGGGATCACCCTCTCAGGCCCCCTAAAGATCATCGCCTTGGTGAGCCGTTACCTCACCAACTAGCTAATCTTGCGCGTGCCCATCTATATCCACCTCAGTTTTCAATATTACCCGATGCCGAATAATATATTATGGGGTATTAATCTTCCTTTCGAAAGGCTATCCCCCTGATATAGGCAGGTTGCACACGTGTTCCGCACCCGTACGCCGCTCTCTCTTCTAGCAAGCTAGAAAATACCGCTCGGCTTGCATGTGTTAGGCCTCCCGCTAGCGTTCATCCTGAGCCAGGATCAAACTCTCCATTGTATGTTTGTTCAATCCTTAAGCTCTAACTCAATTTATAATTGACGCTTTGGTTTTTCCTTACTTGGTTGTTATTTTTTATTTCAATGATCTTTTCTCTATCTCTCCTAAACTAACTCTTTTTCGTCATATAGCTCGTTTATTCCTGATTTCTCTTTCGCTCTCCTCAGCGCTTGTTTGCCGAGTTTTGCGGTTGCAAAGATAAAAACTTTTTTGTTTAACTTCCAAATATTTTTTAAAATATTTTTTTTCGTCTCGCCTTATCTCCGACTCGCTATTCCAGTCTCTTTCGTAACCGTTTTTGCGAGCGCAAAAGTATAAAACTTTTTTAATATGACAAAATGTTTTCTAAAATATTTTTTCAATACCTGAAATACTCCTTCGCTTACCATTCTCTCGAATTGGTTTTGCAAATATAGAGTCTTTTAACTACTGAAACCAAATCAGATTTTGAATACATTCTAAAATGTGAATAAAAAAACACATTAACATACCATTAATAAATAGTTTATGTTTTATTAATAAGTTATTCACATTGAGCAATTACCCAATAAGATTGTTAAATAACAATTGATCTTGATTAAGATAAGTGTAGTTTAACTTATTGATATCCATTCTTCTACGTAAATCTTCAAAATCTCCTTTCTCTTTAACTTCTATTCCTATCACCGCTGGTCCACATTCTTTATTATTCTTTTTAGAGAATTGAAAATAGGTAATATCGTTTCCATCTCCTAGAATATTGGTTACAAATTCCTTTAAAGCTCCTGGTCTCTGTGGAAATTCGAGTACAAAGTAATGTTTCAACCCTTCATATAATAAAGAACGCTCTTTAATTTCCTGCATTCTATCAATATCATTATTACTACCACTAACTACGCATACTACATTTTTCCCAATAATTTCATTTTTCACTTGATCTAAAGCAGCAATAGACAATGCACCTGCTGGTTCTGCAACTATCGCATCCTTATTATACAATTGTAAAATAGTAGTACAAACCTTTCCTTCAGGAACAAGAAGCATTTTATCCAAATTTTCTTTACACAGTTGGTAAGTTAACTTTCCTACCTTTTTTACGGCTGCACCATCTATAAATCTTTCAATTTTAGGAAGTTCATAAGGCTCTTCATGAATAAAAGCTTTAGACATAGAAGGAGCTCCTTCGGGCTCGACCCCTATTACTTTGGTCTGAGGAGAAACCGATTTTGTATAAGTAGAGATCCCTGCACAAAGCCCTCCTCCTCCATTAGGAACAAAAATATAATCCACGGTATCTAAATCATTAAAAACCTCAACAGCCACAGTCCCCTGCCCTTCGATAATTTTTTCATGATCAAAAGGAGGAATAAAAGTCATGTTATTTTCTTGAGTGTAATTTCTGGCAGAGATAGCACAATCATCAAAAGTATCTCCTGTTAAAACAATCTTTATATTGTCTCCACCAAACATTTCGGTTTGCTCAATCTTTTGTTTAGGAGTAATACTTGGCATAAAAATGACTCCTTTTACCCCCATACGACTACAGCTATAAGCTACTCCTTGTGCGTGATTTCCTGCACTGGCACACACCACACCTTTATCTAAGTCTTCTTTAGGGAGGCTTTGCATCATATTATAGGCTCCTCGTAATTTGTAAGATCTTACAATTTGTAAATCTTCTCTTTTTAAATAAACATTACATTTATACTTTTTGGACAAGTTGAGATTTAATTGCAAAGGAGTGTGCATCACGACACCTTGTACTCGTTGTGAGGCTTCTAAAAAATTCAGATTCATAATGATATAAAGGGTTTATATTGTAAAAAGCTACCTGAATGAATATTAACAATCTCTCAGGCAGCTTTACTATTTAATGGAAATATGATTATACGTTTTGGTTTTCAGGTCTTAGGCTTCTTACGGCTTTACCTGCTTGCCACATTTCGCTATCTTGAAGTTCTTGAAGTTCTGCATTCAACTTCACACGATAGTCAGCCTGAGAGTTGCTATCGATAGAACGTTGAGACTCTTGTCCTGTTGCTACACTATGGTAAAGATCTTCAAATACTGGTTTGGTAGCATCTCTAAATTTTTTCCACCAATCAAGGGCACCACGCTGAGCTGTTGTAGAGCAGTTTCCATACATCCAGTCCATACCATTTTCGGCTACCAAAGGCATTAGAGATTGAGTTAATTCTTCCACTGTTTCGTTGAAA encodes:
- the ilvA gene encoding threonine ammonia-lyase IlvA — encoded protein: MNLNFLEASQRVQGVVMHTPLQLNLNLSKKYKCNVYLKREDLQIVRSYKLRGAYNMMQSLPKEDLDKGVVCASAGNHAQGVAYSCSRMGVKGVIFMPSITPKQKIEQTEMFGGDNIKIVLTGDTFDDCAISARNYTQENNMTFIPPFDHEKIIEGQGTVAVEVFNDLDTVDYIFVPNGGGGLCAGISTYTKSVSPQTKVIGVEPEGAPSMSKAFIHEEPYELPKIERFIDGAAVKKVGKLTYQLCKENLDKMLLVPEGKVCTTILQLYNKDAIVAEPAGALSIAALDQVKNEIIGKNVVCVVSGSNNDIDRMQEIKERSLLYEGLKHYFVLEFPQRPGALKEFVTNILGDGNDITYFQFSKKNNKECGPAVIGIEVKEKGDFEDLRRRMDINKLNYTYLNQDQLLFNNLIG